The following coding sequences lie in one Brevibacterium marinum genomic window:
- a CDS encoding polysaccharide pyruvyl transferase family protein → MKRMTMIGDIGWSRFYHLGDEAMTEFALDALRERANVEVTLIAGEPDCAAAMYGVDAISRIGFKRDRPPNAARLQAILDHAQSDGLRGGLAADDPAIGVIEAVRDSDAVLIAGGGNLNSMFAHHIFERAALAKIARIFGKPYALTSQTLGPLIYDEDRDIVHDLLAEAEFVGTRESYTTRLAGELGAGDATVRRQVDDAFSLTAGDSDREAVADLADGPFVVASFAEKASSPMISDPDYRQRVIEIVRRIAEETGLRVLLVPHGGAFSPASPTRDQLTDAQIAAAADDESVQATRMLTARQLVALTERAEFVIGTRYHAGIFSGAAAVPFISLAPNLYSSIRMRGAAENVGMRDFVLPLDSIDDIVDTAAGVARNRDSLQATLRERSDARRHEHRKWWDFLVETTLGREEATASEGHPASAEAPGFFPADEVPNDYVANVELVRERLNAVQDYGLVMAVKDRRAALARTEVNRLKAKLKRAEGRIERADATIRRAESQQELRERKPAVRAIRRVQKLGIRVRGAARYAPRLGGRWPAEAEEQTLNGERQSRNRAR, encoded by the coding sequence ATGAAACGCATGACGATGATCGGCGATATCGGGTGGAGCCGCTTCTACCATCTCGGGGATGAGGCGATGACCGAGTTCGCCCTCGACGCGCTCCGGGAACGCGCGAACGTCGAGGTCACGCTCATCGCCGGTGAGCCCGACTGCGCCGCGGCGATGTACGGGGTCGACGCCATCTCGAGGATCGGGTTCAAACGCGACCGACCCCCGAACGCCGCTCGACTCCAGGCGATCCTCGACCATGCGCAATCGGATGGGCTCCGCGGCGGGCTCGCCGCCGATGACCCCGCGATCGGCGTGATCGAGGCGGTGAGGGACTCCGACGCCGTTCTCATCGCCGGGGGAGGGAACCTCAACTCGATGTTCGCCCACCACATCTTCGAACGGGCGGCGCTGGCCAAGATCGCGCGGATATTCGGAAAACCCTATGCGCTGACGAGCCAGACGCTGGGACCGCTCATCTACGACGAGGATCGCGACATCGTCCACGACCTGTTGGCAGAGGCCGAGTTCGTCGGCACCCGCGAAAGCTACACCACTCGACTCGCCGGAGAGTTGGGGGCGGGAGATGCGACGGTTCGTCGCCAGGTCGACGACGCGTTCTCACTCACGGCCGGCGATTCGGACAGGGAGGCAGTGGCGGATCTGGCGGACGGCCCGTTCGTCGTGGCCAGTTTCGCGGAGAAGGCGTCGTCGCCGATGATCTCCGACCCCGACTACCGGCAGCGCGTGATCGAGATCGTGCGCCGAATCGCCGAAGAGACCGGTCTGAGAGTTCTGCTCGTCCCGCACGGAGGCGCATTCTCACCCGCATCGCCGACGCGTGACCAGCTCACCGACGCCCAGATCGCAGCCGCTGCCGACGATGAGTCGGTGCAGGCGACTCGGATGCTCACGGCCCGCCAGCTCGTCGCGCTGACCGAGCGGGCCGAATTCGTCATCGGCACCCGGTACCACGCCGGGATCTTCTCCGGTGCCGCCGCCGTGCCATTCATCTCGCTGGCTCCGAACCTCTACTCGTCGATCCGGATGAGGGGTGCCGCAGAGAACGTCGGCATGCGGGACTTCGTCCTCCCGCTCGACTCGATCGACGACATCGTCGACACCGCAGCGGGAGTGGCCCGGAACCGTGATTCGCTTCAGGCCACTCTGCGCGAACGCTCGGACGCTCGGCGCCACGAGCACCGGAAGTGGTGGGACTTCCTCGTCGAGACGACCCTCGGACGTGAGGAGGCAACGGCCTCGGAGGGGCATCCAGCCTCAGCGGAGGCGCCGGGATTCTTCCCTGCGGACGAGGTCCCCAACGACTACGTCGCCAATGTCGAGCTGGTCCGCGAACGGCTCAACGCCGTCCAGGACTACGGTCTTGTGATGGCGGTGAAGGATCGTCGCGCGGCATTGGCCCGCACGGAGGTCAATCGGCTCAAGGCCAAGCTCAAGCGTGCCGAAGGCAGAATCGAACGGGCAGATGCGACGATCAGGCGCGCCGAGAGTCAGCAGGAACTGCGTGAGCGGAAGCCGGCTGTGCGGGCGATTCGGCGAGTGCAGAAGCTCGGCATCCGGGTGAGGGGAGCCGCGCGATACGCCCCTCGACTCGGTGGACGCTGGCCGGCAGAGGCGGAAGAGCAGACGCTGAACGGCGAACGGCAGAGCCGGAACAGAGCCCGGTGA
- a CDS encoding FtsX-like permease family protein produces MNPMREIRANPRQFAPSLLVVFIAALFGTVIMQGIEILTAWMSSAKIVSESDTAQGLLTTVGLVFFVIALFVSSIVIANTFSIIIAGRSRQLALLRLIGASSARLRRAASVEGLLVSIPSVIVAFLVSSALALATSAYLGARITEEPELLSPMMFLPAAATIVVTWLSAYLGARRITGISPIEATSQAIERRPEDVRSSMGALSGALILLSMGITLLISGVVGASGHTVSAVGVPLVALGAALTFTGIIVGNPWILPPLQAVTGWLLGRTATSRLAASTIARHPTRNARTVIGLVIGITLIVMFATAMTTFRDQLLDYADSLGEEGWGGFEDVLKTIIDQTMLFFLGMVLFSVIIAVIGVANALMLSVRARTQEIGLLRALGQTPRRVRRMIVAEGIQLSATACLVAVPLGIAFGWIGALTLLSPLTGFFAPSVPWWVIISVVAGTLLAVIAASRAPARAATSISPVDALEAV; encoded by the coding sequence ATGAACCCGATGCGGGAGATCCGGGCCAACCCACGCCAGTTCGCCCCCAGCCTGCTCGTCGTCTTCATCGCCGCACTCTTCGGCACCGTGATCATGCAGGGCATCGAGATCCTCACCGCCTGGATGTCCTCGGCGAAGATCGTCTCCGAGTCGGACACGGCTCAGGGTCTGCTCACAACAGTCGGGCTGGTCTTCTTCGTCATCGCACTGTTCGTCTCGAGCATCGTCATCGCCAATACGTTCTCCATCATCATCGCCGGGCGCAGCCGTCAGCTGGCGCTGCTGCGGCTCATCGGCGCTTCCTCCGCACGGCTGCGTCGAGCCGCCTCGGTGGAGGGACTGCTCGTCTCGATCCCCAGCGTCATCGTCGCGTTCCTCGTCTCCTCCGCACTCGCGCTGGCGACATCGGCCTACCTCGGCGCGCGGATCACCGAGGAACCCGAGCTGCTGAGTCCCATGATGTTCCTGCCGGCAGCCGCGACCATCGTCGTGACCTGGCTCTCCGCGTACCTGGGGGCTCGCCGCATCACCGGCATCTCGCCGATCGAGGCCACCTCTCAGGCCATCGAGCGCCGACCCGAGGACGTACGCTCATCGATGGGTGCGTTGTCGGGAGCACTCATCCTGCTGTCCATGGGCATCACCCTTCTCATCAGCGGCGTCGTCGGCGCCAGCGGGCACACGGTGAGTGCCGTGGGCGTGCCGCTCGTCGCGCTCGGTGCGGCACTGACATTCACGGGCATCATCGTCGGCAACCCCTGGATCCTTCCACCTCTGCAGGCGGTCACCGGATGGCTGCTCGGCCGCACCGCAACCTCACGCCTGGCCGCCTCGACGATCGCCCGTCACCCCACCCGCAATGCGCGCACGGTCATCGGTCTCGTCATCGGCATCACCCTCATCGTCATGTTCGCCACGGCCATGACGACGTTCAGAGACCAGCTGCTCGACTACGCTGACTCGCTCGGCGAAGAGGGCTGGGGCGGTTTCGAGGATGTGCTGAAGACCATCATCGACCAAACGATGCTGTTCTTCCTCGGCATGGTCCTCTTCTCCGTCATCATCGCGGTCATCGGAGTCGCGAACGCGCTCATGCTCTCCGTGCGAGCGCGCACGCAGGAGATCGGGCTGCTCAGGGCCCTCGGTCAGACGCCGCGACGGGTGCGACGCATGATTGTGGCCGAAGGCATTCAGCTGAGTGCGACCGCCTGCCTGGTCGCGGTGCCTCTCGGCATCGCATTCGGCTGGATCGGCGCGCTGACACTGCTGTCCCCGCTGACCGGATTCTTCGCTCCGTCCGTGCCCTGGTGGGTGATCATCTCCGTCGTCGCCGGCACGCTTCTGGCCGTGATCGCCGCCAGCCGTGCTCCGGCGCGCGCGGCCACCTCCATCAGCCCCGTGGACGCTCTCGAAGCCGTATAG
- a CDS encoding glycerol acyltransferase produces MSSKSERSSAAAASLGRGHRFINAAMRTLYFGRVPVLDLSRSEPADRDASPPVDPVSRQRPRLIISSHRNGAIDGHQVLAAFPHAQFLISIQLVRSWFLRLFIAGIPVVRPKDVERYHLDPSSATSPVEAGCAHLRRGGDLGVFPESSSEWGHRPQSYRPGAARMACTLIDEGVDVEVVPVGLFYSTPDRFRSRAEVVRGRSVTIPARNGRDFSGWEDAVASAMGSALDEVSVDCPDAQTFARIQAEALDVARTSSDRGATFAGAFLDMQRKRRSEEVTDAAHVDADVSRSTTAPGPGTSLLRWFGLVLMWLFAPILAAASFAGARADGRNTVTFFRLLGGFAAVMVWVPVLIVAAFFWPLVIGIGIVSAICGWLLLGLRRFRL; encoded by the coding sequence ATGTCGTCGAAGTCTGAGCGTTCGTCGGCGGCCGCCGCCTCCCTCGGCCGGGGGCATCGGTTCATCAATGCCGCCATGCGGACCCTGTACTTCGGCCGCGTCCCCGTCCTCGACCTGAGCCGCTCGGAGCCTGCAGACCGCGACGCCTCACCTCCCGTGGACCCGGTCAGCCGTCAGCGTCCGCGCCTGATCATCTCCAGTCACCGCAATGGAGCCATCGACGGGCACCAGGTCCTCGCCGCCTTCCCACATGCGCAGTTCCTCATCTCGATCCAGCTCGTGCGCAGCTGGTTCCTGCGCCTGTTCATCGCCGGCATCCCCGTCGTCCGCCCCAAGGACGTCGAACGCTATCACCTCGATCCGTCCTCGGCGACCAGTCCGGTCGAGGCCGGGTGTGCCCACCTGCGCCGAGGCGGTGATCTGGGTGTCTTCCCCGAGTCCAGCAGCGAGTGGGGTCACCGACCGCAATCCTACAGACCCGGTGCCGCTCGCATGGCCTGCACCCTGATCGACGAGGGCGTCGACGTCGAGGTCGTCCCGGTGGGACTGTTCTACTCGACCCCCGACCGGTTCCGTTCCCGCGCCGAGGTGGTCCGCGGCAGGTCTGTCACGATTCCTGCCCGCAATGGCCGGGACTTCTCCGGCTGGGAGGATGCGGTCGCCTCGGCGATGGGGTCGGCCCTCGACGAGGTCTCGGTCGACTGCCCCGACGCACAGACCTTCGCTCGGATCCAGGCCGAGGCATTGGATGTCGCACGCACATCCTCGGACCGTGGGGCCACGTTTGCGGGAGCGTTCCTCGACATGCAGCGCAAGCGACGATCGGAGGAGGTCACGGATGCGGCTCACGTCGACGCCGACGTGAGTCGGTCCACCACTGCTCCGGGCCCTGGCACGAGTCTCCTCCGCTGGTTCGGGCTCGTCCTCATGTGGCTCTTCGCGCCGATTCTCGCGGCGGCCTCCTTTGCCGGGGCGCGTGCCGACGGTCGCAATACTGTCACATTCTTCCGCCTCCTCGGCGGCTTCGCAGCGGTTATGGTCTGGGTACCGGTACTCATCGTTGCCGCGTTCTTCTGGCCCCTGGTCATCGGAATCGGCATCGTCAGCGCGATCTGCGGCTGGCTGCTTCTCGGCCTCCGCCGCTTCCGACTCTGA
- the groL gene encoding chaperonin GroEL (60 kDa chaperone family; promotes refolding of misfolded polypeptides especially under stressful conditions; forms two stacked rings of heptamers to form a barrel-shaped 14mer; ends can be capped by GroES; misfolded proteins enter the barrel where they are refolded when GroES binds), giving the protein MPKNLEFNDEARRALEKGVNILADTVKVTLGPKGRNVVLDKKWGAPTITNDGVTIAREVEVDDAYENLGVQLAKEVATKTNDIAGDGTTTATVLAQAFVNEGLRNVAAGAAPGALKRGIESAVEAVSTELGTIARDVADSSEIAHVAGLSAQSEEIGALIADAFDKVGKDGVITIDESQAAAVELEITEGMQFDKGYLSPHFVTDADRQEAVLSDALILINQGKISNIQELLPVLEKVQQAGKPLFIVAEDIEGEALSTLVVNKLRGIINVAAVKAPGFGDRRKAILEDLAVLTGGQVVTPDIGMKLDQVTLEDLGNARTITVTKDNTTIIDGAGSDEDVNGRVAQIRSEVDNTDSDWDREKLQERLAKLSGGVAVIKVGAATEVELKERKHRVEDAVSATRAAIEEGVVAGGGSELIHAAKVLAGDDQSLTGDAATGADIVKRGVVQPLRWIAENAGQDGYVVVSKVEDLTSGQGYNAATDSYGDLIAAGIIDPVKVTRSALRNAASIAALVLTTETLVVEKQEEEDED; this is encoded by the coding sequence ATGCCTAAGAATCTGGAATTCAACGACGAGGCCCGTCGTGCACTCGAAAAGGGTGTGAACATCCTCGCGGACACCGTCAAGGTGACCCTGGGACCCAAGGGCCGCAATGTCGTGCTCGACAAGAAGTGGGGCGCTCCCACGATCACCAACGATGGCGTGACCATCGCTCGTGAGGTCGAGGTCGACGATGCCTATGAGAACCTCGGCGTTCAGCTGGCCAAGGAAGTTGCCACCAAGACCAATGACATCGCCGGTGACGGAACCACCACCGCGACGGTCCTGGCCCAGGCCTTCGTCAACGAAGGACTGCGCAACGTCGCCGCCGGCGCCGCACCAGGTGCTCTCAAGCGTGGAATCGAATCCGCCGTCGAGGCTGTCTCCACCGAGCTCGGAACCATCGCCCGCGATGTCGCCGACTCCTCGGAGATCGCGCACGTCGCCGGTCTGTCCGCTCAGTCCGAAGAGATCGGCGCACTCATCGCCGATGCCTTCGACAAGGTGGGCAAGGACGGCGTCATCACGATCGACGAGTCCCAGGCCGCTGCTGTCGAACTCGAGATCACCGAGGGAATGCAGTTCGACAAGGGTTACCTCTCGCCGCACTTCGTGACCGATGCCGACCGCCAGGAAGCAGTGCTCTCCGACGCGCTCATCCTCATCAACCAGGGCAAGATCTCCAACATCCAGGAGCTCCTCCCTGTGCTGGAGAAGGTGCAGCAGGCCGGAAAGCCGCTGTTCATCGTGGCCGAGGACATCGAGGGTGAAGCGCTGTCGACGCTGGTCGTCAACAAGCTGCGCGGAATCATCAATGTCGCCGCCGTCAAGGCTCCCGGATTCGGTGACCGCCGCAAGGCGATCCTCGAGGACCTCGCCGTCCTCACCGGCGGCCAGGTCGTCACGCCCGATATCGGCATGAAGCTCGACCAGGTCACCCTCGAGGATCTCGGCAATGCCCGGACCATCACCGTCACCAAGGACAACACCACCATCATCGATGGTGCCGGCTCCGATGAGGACGTCAATGGTCGGGTCGCCCAGATCCGCAGCGAAGTCGACAACACCGACTCCGATTGGGACCGCGAGAAGCTGCAGGAGCGCTTGGCCAAGCTCTCCGGCGGTGTCGCAGTCATCAAGGTCGGCGCCGCCACCGAGGTGGAGCTCAAGGAACGCAAGCACCGTGTCGAAGACGCGGTGTCGGCTACCCGTGCTGCCATCGAAGAGGGCGTCGTCGCCGGCGGCGGATCCGAACTGATCCACGCCGCCAAGGTTCTGGCCGGAGACGACCAGAGCCTGACCGGCGATGCGGCCACCGGTGCTGACATCGTCAAGCGCGGAGTCGTCCAGCCGCTGCGCTGGATCGCTGAGAACGCCGGCCAGGACGGCTACGTCGTCGTGTCCAAGGTCGAGGACCTCACCTCCGGCCAGGGATACAACGCCGCCACCGACTCCTACGGCGACCTCATCGCCGCCGGAATCATCGACCCGGTCAAGGTCACCCGCTCGGCACTGCGCAATGCCGCTTCGATCGCCGCTCTGGTTCTCACCACTGAGACCCTGGTCGTCGAGAAGCAGGAAGAAGAGGACGAGGACTGA
- a CDS encoding PEP/pyruvate-binding domain-containing protein: MSLTLAFTDPLATARSTSGGKGAGLAESAQSLPVPGGFIVTAEAYARFVAPLQTRITELMDTGYPAEAIGDLIRSTPVPGSWFAELEAAAETAGLSDRAVAVRSSGTMEDLPGAAFAGQHDTYLGVRGTKAIAEAVRDCYASLWNPHAFRYRQQLGVDQLEAKMAVVVQLMVAVGSEEAAGVAFSVDPVRGNTDEVLINAAFGLGETVVGGEEPVDEFRIARADGAQIAAEIADKPRALIMRDPAGEGNIATEGTASADGDGDGDGGGDDGHGDGRTTVVRLGEDQRTRPALSTEQARAVAELSVRAEDHFGFPQDIEWAFSGDELFILQSRPITRVAPRWTRDESAERFPTPVTPLTWDLVEAGFHHSLNHSFDLMGLPPFHDKWFVMRDFYIYGNQTAVDLYAGRLPTKMLSSVETITESLPEIASRFGWVQELPVQWMRDLDTYLMGIGRLSHEPLEDKSLAEVWDHVIAISDLGTEYFRPNIAISLTQRTLYGALSHLLEMALDKEQAQLVFERLLASTETKTSQVNAELWELSRTVRDSPELSSALRSHTGENGLAALRDFPDFAGDFEAFLARHGHRELDFDAYHPTWVEAPHIVLDQIRLLADRAENPSADSGLERKVVQAETERAVVNAAPKKLRYLVQEVIRLARTYTALDDLEHYQTTRLTLPMRRALRELGRRLVDLGVLTDPMDVYFIDFEPLNEAIRAADASGTDADSAHRDADGPDDTADGQDSPTEALAGLSAIAEKNKAGYQEAVARTPEWEHGRVTEFGDDTDGAGITGTAGSPGEVEGEVFVVHSPEEFSSFPDGAILVARTTNPAWTALFYQAGGVITESGGALSHGAVTARELGLPAVMAVRDATSRFTSGQRVSVNGSEGTVTPA; this comes from the coding sequence GTGTCACTGACCCTCGCCTTCACCGATCCCCTCGCCACCGCACGGTCGACCAGCGGCGGCAAGGGCGCCGGCCTCGCCGAATCCGCGCAGAGCCTGCCCGTTCCCGGCGGCTTCATCGTCACCGCCGAGGCCTATGCCCGATTCGTCGCGCCCCTGCAGACCCGCATCACCGAACTCATGGACACGGGCTACCCCGCCGAGGCGATCGGCGACCTCATCCGCAGCACCCCGGTCCCCGGTTCGTGGTTCGCCGAGCTCGAGGCCGCCGCCGAAACCGCCGGCCTGAGCGACCGAGCCGTGGCGGTCCGGTCCTCGGGGACCATGGAAGATCTGCCCGGTGCGGCCTTCGCCGGTCAGCACGACACCTACCTCGGTGTGCGCGGAACCAAGGCCATCGCCGAGGCGGTGCGCGACTGCTATGCCTCCCTGTGGAACCCCCACGCCTTCCGCTACCGTCAGCAGCTCGGCGTGGACCAGCTCGAGGCGAAGATGGCCGTCGTCGTCCAGCTCATGGTCGCCGTGGGCTCCGAGGAGGCTGCCGGTGTCGCGTTCTCCGTCGACCCGGTGCGCGGAAACACGGACGAAGTCCTCATCAACGCGGCCTTCGGGCTCGGAGAGACCGTCGTCGGCGGGGAGGAACCCGTCGACGAATTCCGCATCGCCCGTGCCGACGGCGCACAGATCGCTGCCGAGATCGCGGACAAGCCGAGGGCTCTCATCATGCGCGACCCCGCGGGCGAAGGGAACATCGCGACAGAGGGAACCGCCTCTGCCGACGGCGACGGCGACGGCGACGGCGGCGGCGATGATGGTCACGGCGATGGGCGGACGACGGTCGTCCGCCTCGGCGAGGATCAGCGCACTCGGCCCGCACTGAGCACCGAGCAGGCCCGGGCAGTCGCGGAGCTGTCTGTGCGGGCGGAGGATCATTTCGGGTTCCCGCAGGACATCGAGTGGGCCTTCAGCGGTGACGAGCTCTTCATCCTGCAGTCTCGGCCGATCACACGGGTGGCACCCAGGTGGACTCGGGACGAATCGGCCGAACGGTTCCCCACTCCGGTGACGCCTCTGACCTGGGATCTCGTCGAAGCGGGTTTCCATCACTCGCTCAATCACAGTTTCGATCTCATGGGACTGCCGCCGTTTCACGACAAGTGGTTCGTCATGCGCGACTTCTACATCTACGGCAACCAGACCGCTGTCGATCTCTATGCCGGCCGGCTGCCGACGAAGATGCTCTCCAGTGTCGAGACCATCACCGAGTCGCTGCCGGAGATCGCGTCTCGGTTCGGGTGGGTGCAGGAGCTTCCGGTGCAGTGGATGCGCGACCTCGACACCTATCTCATGGGCATCGGCAGGCTCTCCCACGAGCCGTTGGAGGACAAGTCGCTGGCCGAGGTCTGGGACCACGTGATCGCCATCAGCGACCTGGGCACCGAGTACTTCCGCCCCAATATCGCAATCTCGCTGACACAGCGGACCCTCTACGGGGCTCTGTCGCACCTGCTCGAGATGGCGTTGGACAAGGAACAGGCACAGCTCGTGTTCGAACGGCTGTTGGCATCGACGGAGACGAAGACCTCGCAGGTCAATGCCGAGCTCTGGGAACTCTCCCGCACCGTGCGTGACAGTCCCGAGCTGTCCTCTGCCCTGCGCAGCCACACCGGTGAGAACGGACTCGCGGCACTTCGCGACTTCCCCGACTTCGCGGGCGACTTCGAGGCGTTCCTCGCCCGGCACGGACACCGCGAGCTCGACTTCGACGCCTATCATCCGACCTGGGTCGAGGCCCCGCACATCGTGCTCGATCAGATCCGCCTGCTTGCGGATCGGGCCGAGAACCCCTCGGCGGATTCGGGTCTGGAGCGCAAGGTCGTCCAGGCCGAGACCGAGCGGGCCGTGGTCAATGCCGCCCCGAAGAAGCTGCGCTATCTGGTGCAGGAGGTCATCCGTCTGGCGCGGACCTACACCGCGCTCGACGATCTGGAGCACTACCAGACCACTCGGCTGACGCTGCCGATGCGTCGGGCACTGCGCGAGTTGGGTCGACGACTCGTCGACCTGGGCGTCCTCACCGACCCGATGGATGTCTACTTCATCGATTTCGAGCCGCTGAACGAGGCGATCCGAGCCGCGGACGCGTCCGGCACCGACGCGGATTCCGCTCACAGGGACGCCGACGGCCCCGACGACACCGCCGATGGGCAGGACTCCCCCACCGAGGCGTTGGCCGGCCTGAGTGCGATCGCCGAGAAGAACAAGGCCGGGTATCAGGAGGCGGTCGCGCGGACTCCCGAATGGGAGCACGGTCGCGTCACCGAGTTCGGCGATGACACCGACGGCGCAGGCATCACGGGCACGGCCGGCAGTCCCGGCGAGGTCGAGGGCGAGGTCTTCGTCGTCCACAGCCCCGAGGAATTCTCGTCCTTCCCCGATGGCGCCATCCTCGTCGCCCGGACCACGAATCCGGCCTGGACGGCACTGTTCTATCAGGCCGGCGGGGTCATCACGGAAAGCGGCGGCGCGCTCTCACACGGTGCCGTCACGGCTCGTGAGCTCGGCCTGCCCGCGGTCATGGCGGTCCGGGATGCCACCAGCCGCTTCACCTCGGGACAGCGAGTGAGCGTCAACGGCAGCGAGGGCACGGTGACGCCGGCCTGA
- the groES gene encoding co-chaperone GroES, whose protein sequence is MSVSIKPLEDRIVIRQVEAEQTTASGLVIPETAKEKPQEGEVVAVGPGRVADNGNRVPVDVAVGDKVIYSKFGGTEVKYAGEEFLVLAARDVLAVIG, encoded by the coding sequence TCCATCAAGCCACTCGAAGATCGGATTGTCATCCGTCAGGTCGAAGCAGAACAGACTACCGCCAGTGGTCTGGTCATTCCCGAAACCGCCAAGGAAAAGCCTCAGGAAGGCGAAGTAGTCGCAGTGGGCCCAGGCCGCGTTGCCGACAACGGAAACCGCGTTCCTGTTGACGTTGCCGTCGGCGACAAGGTCATCTACTCCAAGTTCGGCGGCACCGAAGTCAAGTACGCGGGCGAAGAGTTCCTCGTCCTCGCGGCTCGTGACGTGCTCGCCGTCATCGGCTGA
- a CDS encoding ABC transporter ATP-binding protein, whose translation MTTASPMPIASLRNVSKIFDPDGAALVALNQVSLDIAPARLTAVMGSSGSGKSTLMHVLAGLDRPSSGTVHIGEREITALHEDELTALRRRRIGFVFQAFNLMPTLTVRENILLPFELDDRKPDANERAWITSIIKRLGLDERLKHRPGEISGGQQQRTAIARALATRPDILFADEPTGNLDGRSGREVMAIMSEAVRELGQSIVLVTHDPIVAAHADRVVFIADGTPVSELNDTISAEVIAQTMLDLDAQAEAAENASSETSQYAPEVSQYASDGGRR comes from the coding sequence ATGACGACCGCCTCACCGATGCCCATCGCTTCACTTCGAAATGTCTCGAAGATCTTCGATCCCGATGGTGCGGCGCTGGTCGCTCTCAACCAGGTCTCACTCGATATCGCTCCCGCCCGTCTGACGGCCGTGATGGGATCCTCGGGCTCGGGCAAATCCACGCTCATGCACGTCCTCGCCGGACTCGACCGGCCGAGCTCGGGCACGGTGCACATCGGCGAACGGGAGATCACCGCTCTGCACGAGGACGAGCTCACCGCCCTGCGTCGGCGGCGGATCGGTTTCGTGTTCCAAGCCTTCAACCTGATGCCGACCCTCACGGTCAGGGAGAACATCCTGCTGCCCTTCGAACTGGACGACCGCAAGCCCGATGCGAACGAGCGCGCCTGGATCACCAGCATCATCAAACGGCTCGGCCTCGACGAACGGCTGAAGCATCGACCCGGTGAGATCTCGGGCGGACAGCAGCAGCGCACGGCCATCGCCCGTGCCCTGGCAACCCGACCGGACATCCTCTTCGCCGACGAACCGACCGGCAACCTCGACGGCCGGTCCGGGCGTGAGGTCATGGCCATCATGTCCGAAGCCGTCCGCGAGCTCGGCCAGTCGATCGTGCTCGTCACCCACGATCCGATCGTGGCCGCCCACGCCGACCGTGTCGTGTTCATCGCCGACGGCACTCCCGTCTCCGAGCTCAATGACACGATCAGCGCCGAGGTGATAGCCCAGACGATGCTCGATCTCGACGCGCAGGCCGAGGCGGCCGAGAACGCGAGCTCAGAGACTTCGCAGTACGCCCCCGAAGTCTCGCAGTATGCCTCGGACGGAGGGCGCCGATGA